The Hymenobacter sp. GOD-10R genome includes a window with the following:
- a CDS encoding CsbD family protein, with protein sequence MDINNNNVDDSTELRARGGWNEVKGKAKQQWGDLTDDDLNYEEGQQDEWFGRLQQKTGHTIDEIKDWFHRNF encoded by the coding sequence ATGGATATCAACAACAACAACGTTGACGACAGCACCGAGCTACGCGCCCGCGGCGGCTGGAACGAAGTAAAAGGCAAAGCCAAACAACAGTGGGGCGACCTCACCGACGATGACCTGAACTACGAAGAGGGTCAGCAAGATGAATGGTTCGGCCGGCTACAGCAAAAAACTGGACACACAATCGACGAAATTAAAGATTGGTTTCATCGCAACTTCTAG